A window of Aequoribacter fuscus genomic DNA:
TATGGCAGGGCATGGCTGCAAGAATACGGGGCTATAGCTCAGCTGGGAGAGCGCTTGATTTGCATTCAAGAGGTCCGCGGTTCGATCCCGCGTAGCTCCACCACGATGTGTCATTGTTCACGGTATGAAGTTAGAAACGAGCACATAGATTGTGTGTTGGTTTCTGGTTTTTACAACCGGAATGTTCTTTAACAAGATAGAAAGCTGAGTCTAGAACTGATGTGTATGACCTTAGGGTTGTATTGCACGGTTCGAGATTAAAAAGTTCAGAATACGCTTAATCAATTCGGCGTATTCGAAACGAGTTGTACAAATTACTGTGACTCAAGCGTCACAGACATCCGGCGAATACACAGTTAATCTTGCTGTGTATTTGTATTAAGTACCTAACTTTGCTAAGGGGGTTAGGGAAAAGTCTTTTGATTGATAATTTAGGTTATATGGTCAAGCGACTAAGCGCATACGGTGGATGCCTTGGCAGTCAGAGGCGATGAAGGACGTTGTAGCCTGCGTAAAGCTTCGGGGAGTCGGCAAACAGACTTTGATCCGGAGGTGTCCGAATGGGAAAACCCACCCAGTGTAAGCTGGGTATCCCACACTGAATACATAGGTGTGAGGAGGCGAACCTGGGGAACTGAAACATCTAAGTACCCAGAGGAAAAGAAATCAATTGAGATTCCCCTAGTAGCGGCGAGCGAACGGGGATCAGCCTGCAAGTGATATTATTTGTGTTAGCGGAACGGTCTGGAAAGTCCGGCGATAGAGGGTGATAGCCCCGTACGCGAAAACACGAGTGTGGTACTAAGCTTGCGACAAGTAGGTCGGGACACGTGTTATCTTGACTGAAGATGGGGGGACCATCCTCCAAGGCTAAATACTCCTGACTGACCGATAGTGAACCAGTACCGTGAGGGAAAGGCGAAAAGAACCCCGGAGAGGGGAGTGAAATAGAACCTGAAACCGTATGCGTACAAGCAGTGGGAGCACCTTCGTGGTGTGACTGCGTACCTTTTGTATAATGGGTCAGCGACTTACTGTCAGTAGCGAGCTTAACCGAATAGGGGAGGCGTAGGGAAACCGAGTCTTAATAGGGCGTATAGTTTCTGGCAGTAGACCCGAAACCGGGCGATCTATCCATGGCCAGGTTGAAGGTGCCGTAACAGGCACTGGAGGACCGAACCCACGTATGTTGAAAAATGCGGGGATGAGCTGTGGATCGGAGTGAAAGGCTAATCAAGCCCGGAGATAGCTGGTTCTCCTCGAAAACTATTTAGGTAGTGCGTCGTGTCTTACCCTGGGGGGTAGAGCACTGTTTGGGCTAGGGGGTCATCCCGACTTACCAACCCCATGCAAACTCCGAATACCCAGGAGTACAATCACGGCAGACAGACGGCGGGTGCTAACGTCCGTCGTCGAGAGGGAAACAACCCAGACCGCCAGCTAAGGTCCCTAATACCAGTTAAGTGGGAAACGATGTGGGAAGGCTTAGACAGCTAGGAGGTTGGCTTAGAAGCAGCCATCCTTTAAAGAAAGCGTAATAGCTCACTAGTCGAGTCGGCCTGCGCGGAAGATGTAACGGGGCTAAATTGGTAACCGAAGCTGCGGATGCGTGCTTGCACGCATGGTAGAGGAGCGTTCTGTAAGCCGTTGAAGGTGGATTGAGAAGTCTGCTGGAGGTATCAGAAGTGCGAATGCTGACATGAGTAACGACAAGGAGGGTGAAAAACCCTCCCGCCGGAAGATCAAGGTTTCCTACGCAACGCTAATCGGCGTAGGGTGAGTCGGCCCCTAAGGCGAGGGCGAAAGCCGTAGTCGATGGGAAACGGGTTAATATTCCCGTACTTCTTGCTATTGCGATGGAGGGACGGAGAAGGCTAGGTCATCAGGGCGTTGGTTGTCCCTGTTTAAGGTGGTAGGCTGAGATCTTAGGTAAATCCGGGATCTTAAGGCCGAGAGCTGATGACGAGGCTCAATATGAGCTGAAGTGATTGATGCCATGCTTCCAAGAAAATCTTCTAAGCTTCAGATAGTAAGGAACCGTACTGTAAACCGACACAGGTGATCAGGTTGAGAATACCAAGGCGCTTGAGAGAACTCGGGTGAAGGAACTAGGCAAAATGGTACCGTAACTTCGGGAGAAGGTACGCCGGTTCGGGTGATGAGACTTGCTCTCTGAGCCTGGGCTGGCCGAAGTGACCAGGTGGCTGCGACTGTTTATTAAAAACATAGCACTCTGCAAACACGAAAGTGGACGTATAGGGTGTGACGCCTGCCCGGTGCCGGAAGGTTAATTGATGGGGTTATCTTCGGAGAAGCTCTTGATCGAAGCCCCGGTAAACGGCGGCCGTAACTATAACGGTCCTAAGGTAGCGAAATTCCTTGTCGGGTAAGTTCCGACCTGCACGAATGGCGTAACGATGGCCACACTGTCTCCACCCGAGACTCAGTGAAATTGAAATCGCTGTTAAGATGCAGTGTACCCGCGGCTAGACGGAAAGACCCCGTGAACCTTTACTATAGCTTCACACTGGACTTTGACCTTACTTGTGTAGGATAGCTGGGAGGCTTTGAAGCGCAGACGCCAGTTTGCGTGGAGCCGACCTTGAAATACCAGCCTGGTAATGTTGAGGTTCTAACTTAGGTCCCTTATCGGGATTGAGGACAGTGTGTGGTGGGTAGTTTGACTGGGGCGGTCTCCTCCCAAAGAGTAACGGAGGAGCACGAAGGTGCGCTAATCATGGTCGGAAATCATGAGGTTAGTGTAAAGGCACAAGCGCGCTTGACTGCGAGTCTGACAAGACGAGCAGGTACGAAAGTAGGTCTTAGTGATCCGGTGGTTCTGAATGGAAGGGCCATCGCTCAACGGATAAAAGGTACTCCGGGGATAACAGGCTGATACCGCCCAAGAGTTCACATCGACGGCGGTGTTTGGCACCTCGATGTCGGCTCATCACATCCTGGGGCTGAAGCCGGTCCCAAGGGTATGGCTGTTCGCCATTTAAAGTGGTACGCGAGCTGGGTTTAGAACGTCGTGAGACAGTTCGGTCCCTATCTGCCGTGGGCGTTGGAGAATTGAGGGAAGCTGCTCCTAGTACGAGAGGACCGGAGTGGACGAACCTCTGGTGTTCGGGTTGTCACGCCAGTGGCATTGCCCGGTAGCTATGTTCGGACAGGATAACCGCTGAAAGCATCTAAGCGGGAAGCCCCTCCCAAGATAAGTTCTCCCTGACCCCTTGAGGGTCCTAAAGGGCCGTAGAAGACTACTACGTTGATAGGCTGGGTGTGGAAGCGTTGTAAAGCGTTGAGCTAACCAGTACTAATTGCCCGTGAGGCTTGACCATATAATCTAAGTTATTAAAAAGACTGTGGATGTTTGTGGCGAGTCACAGAAATAAACGATTTAATCAGACTCAGTTGACTATCGAATTCGGTGTCGCAAGACACCAACCAGTTTGCCTGGCGACCATAGAGCATTGGTACCACCTGACCCCATTCCGAACTCAGTAGTGAAACGATGCATCGCCGATGGTAGTGTGGGGTTTCCCCATGTGAGAGTAGGTCATCGCCAGGCTTCTAAATAAAAACCCTCAGTCGTAAGACTGGGGGTTTTTTACGTTAGGGACCAAGGAAATTACAGCACACGGGACTCACCATGAGAGAGTTGGGTGAGCACCGATTGCCGCAGGCAAGTAAGCGTCCGGTAAACCCACCTAGACGCGCGACCTCCAGTTGTGGGGCAACAACCCCTCAAGATCCGATTGCTTAGCGGTCGGTAAACGCTCCAACACCTCTTTCAAATACCGCTGCGGATCAAGCCCGTTGATCTTCGCTGATTGAATCAAGGTCATGACGTTGGCCGCCCGCTGACCACTGCGCAAGGAACCTGCGAACAGCCAGTTCTTGCGCCCAAGTGCCCACGGTCTGATTTGATTTTCAATCCAATTGTTGTCAATCGGGATTGCACCGTCATCCAAGTAACGTTTTAGCGCAAGCCAACGCTTCAGTGTGTAATCAATGGCTCTGGCGCTTCGACCACTGTCGGGCAGATCTTCGCGTTCACGGATTAACCAATCATGCAGCCGTTCCAGAACAGGTTTTGCCTGTGTTTGTCTTAAAGCGTAGCGTTCATCGGGGCTTAAGTCAGCCGCTTCACGCTCAATGGCGTATAGGGTGCCGATCAGCCCCATCGCCTTGTCCGCAATAGGACTGGCATGGTTCACCTGCAGCTCATGGAACTTACGCCTTGCGTGTGCCCAACATGCGACCTCGCTCATACCCAGACCAAAGCCTGCTTTATAGCCGGTATAGTCATCACACACCAAGTGACCTTGCCATCCCTCTAAGAACAACCGAGAGGATTCTCCAGCACGGCTGGGCTGGAAGTCGTACACAACGGCCTGCGTTGCGCACCAACTTGGCGTCGCATAAGCCCACACATACGCCTTTTTGGCTTTTTTGCTGCCTGGCTCTAGCATGTTCACGGGTGTTTCATCGGCGTGCAGGATAGGTTGCGCTAACAGTGAGGCGCGCAGCGCCTCAACTAATGGGGTAATCTCATAACCACAGCGACCAACCCACTCCGACAGCGTTGTGCGCGGTAAGTCCACACCGGCACGTTGGTATATCTGCTGTTGTCGATATAAGGGTTGATGATCGGCGTACTTCGAGACTAATACTTGCGCGAGTAAATTGGTGGTTGGAATTCCTTTATCAATCACATGCGCATCAACAGGCTTTTGCACAACCGTTTCACATCGACGGCACGCCCACTTGCTTCGCACATGCTGCTCTACCGAGAACTGCCCTGGCTCGTAGTCTAGCTTCTCGCTGATATCGTCGCCTATATGAACCATTTGGCACCCACAGCGGCATTCGGTCGATTCAGGGTCGTGTCGAACGATCTTGCGAGGCAAGTGCGTTGGCAATGCTTGGCGTTTGGCGACTTGCTTTGTTCTGGGCTGCTGACCAAGATCGCGGGTGTTTTGCTCAAGCTCGAGCTCGATGGCGCTGACGTCTTCGTTAACAGCCTCATCGAGTAAACGTAACTGTGTGCTACCGGTTTGCTCGCTACTGCGGTCGAACTTGTGGCGTTTAAGAATGGCGAGTTCGTGCGTGAGCTGTTCATTGCGCAAACTCAAATGGGCAATCGTATTGTCGCGCTTAACAATCTCGTTTTGGTATCGCTCCTCATCGTTTTGCTTACGGTTGAGCTCATCAAGCAATCGCGACGAGAGGTCGCGTAGCTGCGATTCGTTTAAGCTCTTGAGGTCAATATCCATACTCATAAGGATACTGTGCCAGCTTACGGATCGGTGTTCTATCGAGAATACGGCGACTTAGTTCTCTGGTAATTCAGCCGATAATTTGCTCTGATTCACACCCGATCAAAGGCGTGTATTTTACTGGCGTATTGCCAGGGTAATCCCACCATTAAAGACGCCAGCTGCTCTTGATCAAGCGCTATCGCAGCACCTTCGCGTAAGCGAGACCAGACGAATTTGCCTTGGTGCAACCGACGGGCCGCCAGCCAAACGCCGAAGGCGTCAATGATGAGTACCTTGACACGATTACCTCGTTTGTTGGCGAATACATAAGCGGTGTGCGGCGTTGCTTTACCGAACTGCTTAATGACGCGAGCGAGTGCCGTATCGGGTCCTGCTCTCATGTCCATGGGTTCGCGTGACAGCCAAACCTCGTTGACCTCGATCATGACAGGAGTTGCCGGATCCAGACCACTGAGCTTTGAATCTCCTCCAGCGGCCAGTCTATGTTTAGGCAATGCTCCTTAATTTGCAGGTTCAATCGCACGGTACGTTTAGATGACGCAGCTTGCGTGGAAACTGTTGTGTCCATTGATGCTGGCACAGAAGTCACAGGTGGCGGCAGACGTACAAATTCTGAGGGCTTGTTCTGTCGCGCTAGGTGGCGCCATTTATGCACTAGGTTGTGATTTAGCCCGTACTTCATGGCGACCGCTGCGACAGACTGATCGCCCGCTTCGCACTCACGTAAGACCTTCTGCTTAAACTCTGGCGCGTAGCGCCGGCGTTCCTTAGCACGCTTAGCGCGTATGACTTTGTATTCCATAATAGGTGCCCACTTAATAATAGGTGGGCACCTACGTTACCTTAATTCGAACCTATGGCTAGGTGGGTTGGCCGGACGCTTACGCAGGTAAACCAAAGCATCGCTTTGGTAGGGGCGAACGACCGCACATGGATGTGCGGGCTGGGGCTTATCAAGAATTGTGGTGCTTGGCCATGGATGGCAGCGCTGAATCATCTTAGTGGCATTGAAAAGCGCGTGCGGCGAGCCTGCGAACGCCCGAGCGATACCACGCGAGCGGCCGGGCAAGCGAAGCTTGGCGCCAGGCTTCTAAATAAGAAAGGGTCACCCGTTGGGTGGCCCTTTTTTAGTTTGAGCTTCGAGTCAGTGTAAGCGTCCGGCCAACCCACCTAGACGCGTGATTTCCAGTTATGAGGCAACAAGCCCCCAAGATCCGATTGCTTAGCTGTCGGTAAACGCTCCGTCACGTCTTTCAAGTACCGATGCGGATCAAGCCCGTTGATCTTCGCTGATTGAACCAAGGTCATGATGTTGGCCGGACGCTTACACTCAGTCCTTTCCCCGATTACTTGAATTTCAAAGACGGTTAGACCGTTAGATTACGCCAATACGTCGACTTGCATGAGGTAGTGGTATTTGACATGATGGCAGGTGTGATGATTGGTTGTTGTAAGATGCATGTTTGAAATGAGCCTCGGCGACTCGTTACCTAACGTAACGCTAAGCTATAAGCACAAAGAAATTAGACTCCACGATGTCATTACGGGGCATTGGAGTCTTGTGATGTACGTCGAAGGGGCTTGCCTAACGGTCTCCCTGCAGGGCTTGAGAAACCAACTACGAGACGACCCCAGTTTTCTGCCGCCCTATGCGCGCATATTGGGGTTGTGTGAGACACCCTTCAGCGAGCTTGGCGCGAAAGAGCGAGCGTTGGTTCGCGAGCTACAGGACATAGGTCCGTTTTCGTTCTTCGCTGATCAGCGCATGCGCTCTGTGTTCGGCTTTGGAATGCATCAGGGTATTCGAAATACGTCTGCAAGTGGTGATTGTGCAGCGAACACGCAAAACCGAGTGTTTTGGGTGGTGACGCCAGATAGGCGAATTCAGGCGGTTTGGAATTTTCCGTTAATCATAGATGCTAACTTTGTCGAGTTTGGTCGTGTTATCCGTGCGCTCAAAACGACGTACGGGCTGCCGCTTGCTACGCCCGCCAATTGGACTGACGGTGCAGACCTTTTAATCCTGCCGAGTTTGTCCGACACAGAGGCGCAACAACGGTATGGGCGCTTTAAAAAAGTCTTGAGTTATTTCCGTCAAGTGCCTGTCGATCAAGTTCTTAAAGCACGAACACCAAAGAACGACGCTCAGAATTCGGTCGATGAATAAATTACGTGCTCAGCTCCAAATCGTCGGTTTTTGTCTTTTGTTGGGTTTAGCGCTTGGACACGGAACCTTTGTGTATGATTTTTTTCAGCGTACAGCAGAGGTCGAGCAAGATGCAGCACAACGTGTACAAAACGAGTTAGAGGATGGCGCTGAGGGCTATCGGCGCTTTGTTTACGACGCGTCTCGCCACGGCCATCTGATTGCGGAAATGCCAATGGTTAAGCGCTTATTAGTGCCCAATGGCGGTTCGACTGCCGACGATGTGGCTTTGGCATTGGATCGATTCGCCGATATCTATGGTCGCTATCTACAGGTGCGTGTATTGGACTCAGAGGGTGTAGAGATAATCCGATTTGACCGGCCCGACAAAAGTAAACCTGCATTTCGGAGTTATGACTTGCAAGACAAATCAAGTCGCCCCTACGTTGTTGCAGCGCAGAGCTTGCCCCGTTTTCACAGCTATGTATCTGAAATCTCGGCCAATATGGAGCGTGGTCAGATCGTTGTGCCACACGTGCCGACTTTCCGGTCCGTCGTGCCGGTGGATGACGGTGAAAAGACGGTGGGCTTTGTCGTTCTGAATGCCCGAGTCGGTGACATTTTGGCGTCGGTAGCGGCCGAGTTATTGCCGTTTCTCAGTAATTATGAGGTGATTTTTTACGTAGGTGAAAAGCAGTTTTGGCAGCTTAAAAATGGACAGTGGAATTGGGACACCTCCACGAGTGTTCAGTCCTGGGTAAATCAGCAAAATGCACAACTGTTTAGTGCGGAGGTTGCCATGCGGAACCAAGCGCCGATTACCGATCAGATAGTAAAAGGGGCCCAGAGCCCGTTTCAGATTTATGACTTTGATCAGAGGCGGCAACTGCACACCAATTTTGTTGATAAAATGTACGTGAAGCTGAGTGTTCCACACGCTGAATGGGAAAGCCACGTCGCCCGTGAACTAGAGAAAGAAAATGTAGGGGCTTACCTAACAATTATTGCATTCAGTTCCCTAGTTAGCTTGTTAGTGTCGGGACTTGTGCTGGTTTATGTGAATCAACAAAAAGCAAGAAATCAACGCTTAGCAGAAGCTAAACGTTTGGCGCAAACTGATCACTTAACCGGTGTGTGGTCTAGGGCTGGGTTTGAAGAAGGTCTTGAAGCTTTGAGGGCTCGGCTTGGAAGTGACGTCCGGCATTTGGGGATTTGTTTGCTCGACGTGGATCATTTCAAACATATCAATGATACCTGGGGTCATGCAACAGGCGATACTGTCCTTCGAGAGTTGGCCAAAGTTGTGAAGCGCGAGTTGCGAGATTATGATTTGTTGGCTCGCTGGGGCGGAGAAGAATTCGTCATCATGCTGGAAGGGGTTTCATCGCAGGTAGCCAAAAACGTTGCCGAACGAATACGGCAAGCGGTAGCCAGCCATGTATTCTCAACTGAGTTGGGTCAATCGGTAGATGTCACGATATCGATGGGTGTGACCTTAATGTCAAAAGGATCGTTAGACCAAGCACTTGAAAGA
This region includes:
- the tnpC gene encoding IS66 family transposase, giving the protein MSMDIDLKSLNESQLRDLSSRLLDELNRKQNDEERYQNEIVKRDNTIAHLSLRNEQLTHELAILKRHKFDRSSEQTGSTQLRLLDEAVNEDVSAIELELEQNTRDLGQQPRTKQVAKRQALPTHLPRKIVRHDPESTECRCGCQMVHIGDDISEKLDYEPGQFSVEQHVRSKWACRRCETVVQKPVDAHVIDKGIPTTNLLAQVLVSKYADHQPLYRQQQIYQRAGVDLPRTTLSEWVGRCGYEITPLVEALRASLLAQPILHADETPVNMLEPGSKKAKKAYVWAYATPSWCATQAVVYDFQPSRAGESSRLFLEGWQGHLVCDDYTGYKAGFGLGMSEVACWAHARRKFHELQVNHASPIADKAMGLIGTLYAIEREAADLSPDERYALRQTQAKPVLERLHDWLIREREDLPDSGRSARAIDYTLKRWLALKRYLDDGAIPIDNNWIENQIRPWALGRKNWLFAGSLRSGQRAANVMTLIQSAKINGLDPQRYLKEVLERLPTAKQSDLEGLLPHNWRSRV
- the tnpB gene encoding IS66 family insertion sequence element accessory protein TnpB (TnpB, as the term is used for proteins encoded by IS66 family insertion elements, is considered an accessory protein, since TnpC, encoded by a neighboring gene, is a DDE family transposase.); translated protein: MIEVNEVWLSREPMDMRAGPDTALARVIKQFGKATPHTAYVFANKRGNRVKVLIIDAFGVWLAARRLHQGKFVWSRLREGAAIALDQEQLASLMVGLPWQYASKIHAFDRV
- a CDS encoding transposase; translated protein: MEYKVIRAKRAKERRRYAPEFKQKVLRECEAGDQSVAAVAMKYGLNHNLVHKWRHLARQNKPSEFVRLPPPVTSVPASMDTTVSTQAASSKRTVRLNLQIKEHCLNIDWPLEEIQSSVVWIRQLLS
- a CDS encoding diguanylate cyclase, coding for MNKLRAQLQIVGFCLLLGLALGHGTFVYDFFQRTAEVEQDAAQRVQNELEDGAEGYRRFVYDASRHGHLIAEMPMVKRLLVPNGGSTADDVALALDRFADIYGRYLQVRVLDSEGVEIIRFDRPDKSKPAFRSYDLQDKSSRPYVVAAQSLPRFHSYVSEISANMERGQIVVPHVPTFRSVVPVDDGEKTVGFVVLNARVGDILASVAAELLPFLSNYEVIFYVGEKQFWQLKNGQWNWDTSTSVQSWVNQQNAQLFSAEVAMRNQAPITDQIVKGAQSPFQIYDFDQRRQLHTNFVDKMYVKLSVPHAEWESHVARELEKENVGAYLTIIAFSSLVSLLVSGLVLVYVNQQKARNQRLAEAKRLAQTDHLTGVWSRAGFEEGLEALRARLGSDVRHLGICLLDVDHFKHINDTWGHATGDTVLRELAKVVKRELRDYDLLARWGGEEFVIMLEGVSSQVAKNVAERIRQAVASHVFSTELGQSVDVTISMGVTLMSKGSLDQALERADNAMYLAKTEGRNQVRLTLSQDSSKEVLNIGDTVPDYLLKTDEGEFLLSDYMGGRWLILFSHPKDYTPVCTSELAKIAQMSDVWDSLNTKPIALSLDSIEQHVGWKQDIAKVAGCAVKFPLIADTDLDLAKAFNMIPAHAVLANNWTADDVQTVRGVFILSPDKRLRLSLLYPMSIGRDFNEIVRLLKALQSQDAAQ